AAAACGCGCACAACTTTCAGGTTTTCGCTCTTGAGGTAGTCTGTAAGTGCTGCCTGTTCGCGGGCATTGCTCACGCTTGGGTCAATTAAAATAGCTTCGCCCTTGCTGTTACTCAGGATGTAGCAGTTCACTCCGAACGGATTGAATACAAATTGCTTTATTTCCATAATAAACCCTTAACGTTTCTTTTGGCGATTACGTAAACGACGTTGTATGCGACGTTCCCGTTTGATGGTCTCCATCGTGACCGTGTGGAGAATGTCAATCACGCGTTCGCGGGCGTAAGACTTGTTCAGTTTTTTGTGCGTCACGTAGTCCAGCAGGCACACGCATAAAAGTAACAATCCGACAAAAATCGAGAGTGAAATCGGCCAAAGATGGACGGTGAATTTAGCTGCAACGAGACCAAATGCGGGCGGCATCAAGATTGAACCGATGTAGGAACCGGCGAGCTGGATGCTAATCGCTTGACTCGAAAGCGATTCTCCAAAACGTGCGGGGGTTGCATGGATTAGTGACGGATACACGGGTGCGCAACCGAGTCCGAGCAGGCAAATGCAGGCGGGCTGCATCCATAGCGGAAGCGGTAATGAGAGCACAAGGCAGCCTGCGGCGACGATGAAAATCCCGGCATAAATCAGGCGATGGTCGGTAAACTTGATTGCAAAAAATCCGCTTGCAATGCGGCCAATCATTACGGACGCAAACATGAGCGAAACAATGAATGCTCCGATTTCGGGTTTGAATCCGCAAGCGATGAGGTAGGTGCCGCACCAAAGACTAGTCGAAATTTCGAGTGCCGAATAAAAGAAGAACGTGAGGAACGAAAGCTTCATTCCCGGGACGCGGAGCGCCTCGCGAATGCTGATGTGCGGCGCATTATTTGCGTTGTTGTCAGGAGGCGCGGCAGTTCTCGGCGCGTTTCCTGGGCTCGCGACTTTCACATTTTCAGAACTCGCCGGGATGGTGACGTTTTCCGAGAGCCCTCCACGCGCTTCCGTTTTTTTCCACAGCGGGAGTGAAATAAGAATCAATATGAAAATTGCGGTGAGGCTTGCGGCGACATATTCGTATGCTCCACGCCAACCGCTGCCGATCATAATCGAGAACGAAAGCAATGAAGGTCCGAGAGTTGCTCCGATGCCCCAGCTTGCGTGCAGCCAGTTCGTGTGCTTGGATTCAAGATAAATGGCGGCGAAGTTGTTCATCGCCACGTCGACGGCGCCTGCGCCAATGCCCATCGGAATCGCCCAAAGGCAAAGGACGTTGAACGAGTCCGCATTTCCGTAACCGACAGAGGCTATTGCGGTCAGCGCAATGCTGTAGGCGACAAGCTTTCCTGTGCCTAAAATGCGAAGAAATTTTGGTGTGCAGAGGCTAGAGACGATTGTCCCGAGCGAGGCGATAATGGAAAGGATGCCCGCCGCAGAAATCGGCGTTTTAAGGTCTAAATGCATTAAGGGCCAAGCCGCCCCAAGAATGGTGTCGGGGAGACCTAGCCCAATAAATGCAACGTATATGACAACGAGGAGGAAAATGGCTTATTCCTTCACGCTCCAGGTCGTGCCTTCCTTAGAGTCCTTGATCACGATGTTCATCGCGGCAAGTTCATCACGGATGCGGTCGCTTTCGGCCCAGTTCTTGTTGGCGCGAGCTTCCTTGCGGGCTGCGATGAGAGCTTCGATCTTAGCGGTATCGATGTTGTCGTTCGCGCCCTTCTTCACGTATTCTTCGCGCGGCTGGTCGAGCTTGAGACCAAAGATCTTGTCGAAGTCAGCCACGAGTGCAGCCTTTTCGCCGTCATCGATGTCACTCTTGAGCATCGTGTTCATGATGCCGAGTGCGCGCGGCATGTTGAGGTCGTCGCCGATGGCGTCCTTGAATTCCTGCTGGAAAGCCTTGGCTGCTTCGCTTGTGATAGCGGTTGCCTTGCCAATCAGCGGGTCCGTCTTCTTGTGCAAGCTCTTGAAGGCTTCCTTGGCACCGGTGAGGGCTTCCCAAGTGAAGTTCAGGTAGTTGCGGTAGTGGCTGCCGAGTGCAAAGTAGCGGTAGTCGAGCGGGTTGAAGCCGCGTTCCATGAGGAGCGTGACGGTCAAGAATTCGCCCGAGGACTTGCTCATCTTGCCGAACTTCTGTTCGGTCGTGCCGTCTTCAAGCTTTTCTTCGCTTGCAGTGCGGAGAAATTCGCCATGCATCCAGAAACGGCTGAACTGAACGCCGTTGGCGCATTCGCTCTGGGCAATTTCGTTCGTGTGGTGCACGCGGATGTGGTCCGTACCACCGCAGTGGATGTCGAGCGTCGGGCCGTTGTACTTCATGGCCATGGCAGAGCATTCGATGTGCCAACCCGGGAAACCAACGCCCCACGGGCTGTCCCATTCCATAGCACGCTTCTTGTCGGTCGGGCTGAACTTCCAAAGGGCAAAGTCCGTGGCGTTGTGCTTTTCGCCCATGTCGATGCGGCTACCCTTGCGGAGGTTTTCCACGTCGAGGCGTGCAAAGTCGGCATAGCGCGGGAACTTGAGGCTGTCGAAGTAGATGCCGTCAGAGGTGCGGTAGGTGAAGCCCTTTTCTTCGAGCGTCTTCACCAAGTCAATCTGTTCCTGGATGTGGTCCGTGGCGCGGGTCCAGCGGGTCGGTTCCTGGATGTTGAGGCGGTGCCAGTCGGCCATGAATGCGTCGGTGTAGAACTTTGCGATGTCCCAGACGGACTTGCCTTCGCGGGCTGCGCCCTTTTCCATTTTATCGTCGCCGGTGTCGCCATCGCTTGTGAGGTGGCCCACGTCGGTGATGTTCACGATGTGGTTGACCTTGTAGCCGTAGTAGTTGAGCGTGCGGACCAAAAAGTCTTCAAAAATGTAAGTGCGGAGGTTGCCGATGTGGGCAAAGTGGTACACCGTCGGACCACAACAGTACATACGCACGGCGGGAACGCCTTCGGGAAGAGTGAACAGTTCTTTCTTGCGTGATGCGGTGTTGTAGAATTGAAGTGCCATAAAGCCTCCGGTTAATGCGGCGCAACATGCGCCAAACATGCTAATGCGCGAGGCAATTTAGAAATTTTTACAAGGGACGGCAATTGTGCAAAGTCAATAACCAGCTATAAGATTTGGCTAATTCCGTCAATGTCGCGGCTATCATAATCGTTAAACCCTGTTGTTTTGACTTCAACGGAAATTGGGCGACGGAATGGTCCATTTTGGAGCATGGAATTTATATTAAGAAAAAATGGAGTGTTCAATGATGTTAAAAAAGTTGCCTGTGATTGCTGCATCTGCAGCTTTGAGCTTTTGGGCATGTGGTGAAGACGGTTCTATTATGAATCCTAATGGCGGGGCGTATGCTCCCGCAGGAACCTCTTCTAGCAGTGATGCTTTTGAAATTGAATCTAGTTCCGGCGCTTTAGATATTGATGTTGAAATTTGGAGCTCTAGCAATACGGCCCCAGTTATCGGGACTTCTAGTTCAAGCAATGCATTGCCGGGCAATGTTGTTTCGAGTTCTAGCGTTGTGCCGAACGTCGGCGCCTCTAGCTCTAGCAATGTTATTCCTGTCGTGTCGTCGAGTTCTAACAATGTGGTTTCCGGTAGCTCGGAATCTGGCGACAATGAGAACGATAACGAAGATGCTAGAACTTTGGATGGTACGCAGATTCTCCTGAAACTTGCTGGAACTTCGGCAACTGTTGAAAATAACAACGGTTGCGTTGAAATTGCAGATAAAAACGCAACGATTACTTGCCCGGGTGCTTACTACGTCACCGGCGAATCGTCCGATTTCCAAGTGGTGGTGAATACTCCGGGTGCCGAAAACGAAGGCAATACGGGCATTTATCTTCACAATGCAACTATCAAGAGCTCCCATGCTCCGATTCTTGTGAAAAATGCCGACAAAACGGTTCTCCATTTGGTCAAGGGTACGACCAACGTGGTTGAAGATGGTAACGGAAATCACTTGTTCGTAAAGGTCAATGGTGCTCAGGATACGGCAAAGGCTGCTATTTATTCGAGAGACGATTTGAATATCAAGGGTGCCGGTACTTTGACCGTCAAGGGCAAGTTCAAAAACGGCATCCAGTGCAGTAACGATCTTAAAATCAAGAACGGCAACATTACTGTTGAAGCTGAAGAAAACGCCATCAAGGGCAAGGGTAGCCTCCAGATTTCTGGCGGTACGCTGAATCTCACGGCCAAGAAGGGCGATGCCCTTGAAAGTGATGAATGCGAAGAAGGTACTGATGGCAAGTGCAAGTCTTTTATTGATGGCAAGGGTATTGTCGATATCCGTGGCGGTAACATCACCATTAAAGCGGGTGATGACGGCATCCAGGCTGCACATTATGTCATGGTAAGCGATTCTACGGAACCGTCGACGGTTAAGGTGACTTCTACAGGCAAGGGCCTCGTGGCTGAAAAGTTCATCTATGTGAACGGTGGTAATATCAATGTGACTGCCGATGATGATGCTCTGCATACAAAATACAAAGTCTTCATGAACGCAGGTGATGTGACCATTTCCACGAAGGACGATGGTATCCATGCGGACTCCGCTTTGCATTTGAGCGGTTCTACGATTAATGTGGTCACTGCTTACGAAGGCTTGGAAGCGTACAAGATTTTAGCAGAAGGTGGCGTCACGGCTACGTTTGCCACAAATGATGGCTGGAACGCTGCGGGTGGCGCCAAGGAAAATGCCGGTGGCTATTCCATGTTCAGCGAATCTAGTGGTCATGCTGTGATTAGCGGCGGTCACCACTACATCGCATCGAAGGGCAACATGATTGATGTGCTTGATGCCAATGGTTCTGCAAAGATGACGGGTGGTGTGCTGATTCTCGAAATTACCGGCCAAAGCTATGAAAATGGCGGTATGGGCGGTGGCTTCCCTGGTGGTGGCGGCTGGAACATGGGTGGTGGCTTCCCGGGTATGGGCGGTCAACAGGGCGGTGGCAATGGATGCCCCTCCAATATGGCGGGCGGTCTCATCGATACGGATACAGGCTTTGAAATTACGGGCGGCGTACTCCTCGCATTCGGTGATTACTCGACCGACACGCCGAATTGCGCGTCTGTCAGTTTCACGAGTGATAACTACTATGGCACGGAAAATGCTGCGTTCAAGCCGGAATACCATGGCAGCACGATTTTCTACGGTGGTGATGTGAAGTCTGTAAGTCAGGTAAATACCGCCGGGATGAAGGAATTCAAGTTCCCGAACGGCAAGATTTACATGTACAAGTAAGTCAAGTTTTTGAATAAATAGGTACAAAAATGGCTGCGAGAAATCGCAGCCTTTTTGCTATGAAATTTTGCGATTCTATAGTAGCTTTTTCAAGCCTTCGATATTGCGGAGCACGATTGCTCCGCGTTTTATTTCGACAAGCCCCTTAGCGGCGAATTCCTTGAGCATGCGGGCTACCACTTCTCGGGCGGAATTCACGTCTCGCGCGATTTCTTCTTGTGTCTTTTTGACTTCGGGCTTGTCGCTACTTTCGTATGAATTAATCAAGTAATTGGCAAGGCGTTGGTCGAAACGCTTGAATAGCATTTGCTGAATGGCCCAAATCGTCTGTGAATAGCGTTCCGTTTCACGTTCAAAAACGAATGAACGCACGTGAATGTTCGAGTCCATGAGCTTAGCGCAAACGGAGGAGGGGATGACGAGTACACTTGTGTCTTCTTCTGCGGTGACGATTGTTTCAAATGTTAACTGATGGATCACGCAGGAGGCGGTCGAAACGCAAAATTCGTTCGCGTGCGCACGGTACAGTGTGACTTCGCGACCTTCATCCGAGA
This genomic window from Fibrobacter sp. UWB2 contains:
- a CDS encoding sugar MFS transporter, which codes for MFLLVVIYVAFIGLGLPDTILGAAWPLMHLDLKTPISAAGILSIIASLGTIVSSLCTPKFLRILGTGKLVAYSIALTAIASVGYGNADSFNVLCLWAIPMGIGAGAVDVAMNNFAAIYLESKHTNWLHASWGIGATLGPSLLSFSIMIGSGWRGAYEYVAASLTAIFILILISLPLWKKTEARGGLSENVTIPASSENVKVASPGNAPRTAAPPDNNANNAPHISIREALRVPGMKLSFLTFFFYSALEISTSLWCGTYLIACGFKPEIGAFIVSLMFASVMIGRIASGFFAIKFTDHRLIYAGIFIVAAGCLVLSLPLPLWMQPACICLLGLGCAPVYPSLIHATPARFGESLSSQAISIQLAGSYIGSILMPPAFGLVAAKFTVHLWPISLSIFVGLLLLCVCLLDYVTHKKLNKSYARERVIDILHTVTMETIKRERRIQRRLRNRQKKR
- the cysS gene encoding cysteine--tRNA ligase, giving the protein MALQFYNTASRKKELFTLPEGVPAVRMYCCGPTVYHFAHIGNLRTYIFEDFLVRTLNYYGYKVNHIVNITDVGHLTSDGDTGDDKMEKGAAREGKSVWDIAKFYTDAFMADWHRLNIQEPTRWTRATDHIQEQIDLVKTLEEKGFTYRTSDGIYFDSLKFPRYADFARLDVENLRKGSRIDMGEKHNATDFALWKFSPTDKKRAMEWDSPWGVGFPGWHIECSAMAMKYNGPTLDIHCGGTDHIRVHHTNEIAQSECANGVQFSRFWMHGEFLRTASEEKLEDGTTEQKFGKMSKSSGEFLTVTLLMERGFNPLDYRYFALGSHYRNYLNFTWEALTGAKEAFKSLHKKTDPLIGKATAITSEAAKAFQQEFKDAIGDDLNMPRALGIMNTMLKSDIDDGEKAALVADFDKIFGLKLDQPREEYVKKGANDNIDTAKIEALIAARKEARANKNWAESDRIRDELAAMNIVIKDSKEGTTWSVKE
- a CDS encoding carbohydrate-binding domain-containing protein, with protein sequence MMLKKLPVIAASAALSFWACGEDGSIMNPNGGAYAPAGTSSSSDAFEIESSSGALDIDVEIWSSSNTAPVIGTSSSSNALPGNVVSSSSVVPNVGASSSSNVIPVVSSSSNNVVSGSSESGDNENDNEDARTLDGTQILLKLAGTSATVENNNGCVEIADKNATITCPGAYYVTGESSDFQVVVNTPGAENEGNTGIYLHNATIKSSHAPILVKNADKTVLHLVKGTTNVVEDGNGNHLFVKVNGAQDTAKAAIYSRDDLNIKGAGTLTVKGKFKNGIQCSNDLKIKNGNITVEAEENAIKGKGSLQISGGTLNLTAKKGDALESDECEEGTDGKCKSFIDGKGIVDIRGGNITIKAGDDGIQAAHYVMVSDSTEPSTVKVTSTGKGLVAEKFIYVNGGNINVTADDDALHTKYKVFMNAGDVTISTKDDGIHADSALHLSGSTINVVTAYEGLEAYKILAEGGVTATFATNDGWNAAGGAKENAGGYSMFSESSGHAVISGGHHYIASKGNMIDVLDANGSAKMTGGVLILEITGQSYENGGMGGGFPGGGGWNMGGGFPGMGGQQGGGNGCPSNMAGGLIDTDTGFEITGGVLLAFGDYSTDTPNCASVSFTSDNYYGTENAAFKPEYHGSTIFYGGDVKSVSQVNTAGMKEFKFPNGKIYMYK
- a CDS encoding Crp/Fnr family transcriptional regulator, yielding MVEPISQIVKKIPFWGNLSLEEKALVSQRAMIKHFNKDQIVSSNSSACLGIILILSGGIRVSLISDEGREVTLYRAHANEFCVSTASCVIHQLTFETIVTAEEDTSVLVIPSSVCAKLMDSNIHVRSFVFERETERYSQTIWAIQQMLFKRFDQRLANYLINSYESSDKPEVKKTQEEIARDVNSAREVVARMLKEFAAKGLVEIKRGAIVLRNIEGLKKLL